From Mycobacterium lacus, one genomic window encodes:
- a CDS encoding NAD-dependent epimerase/dehydratase family protein, with protein sequence MRALVTGAAGFIGSTLVDRLLADGHTVVGLDNFATGRATNLEHLAGNPAHVFLEADIVTADLQAILAEYRPEVVFHLAAQIDVRNSVADPQFDASVNVVGTVRLAEAARLSGVRKVVHTSSGGSIYGTPPQYPTPETAPTDPASPYAAGKVAGEIYLNTFRHLYGLDCSHIAPANVYGPRQDPHGEAGVVAIFAQALLSGKPTKVFGDGTNTRDYVYVDDVVDAFIKASGDAGGGQRFNIGTGLETSDRQLHSAVAAAVGGPDDPEFHPPRLGDLKRSCLDIGLAARVLGWRPQVELADGIRRTVEYFRRLHTG encoded by the coding sequence GTGCGCGCACTGGTTACCGGGGCAGCCGGTTTCATCGGGTCGACGCTAGTCGACCGTCTGTTGGCCGACGGTCACACGGTGGTGGGGCTGGACAATTTCGCGACCGGTCGCGCGACCAATCTCGAGCATCTCGCCGGCAACCCCGCCCACGTTTTCCTCGAGGCGGATATCGTCACCGCGGATTTGCAGGCGATCCTCGCCGAGTACCGCCCCGAGGTGGTGTTTCACCTCGCGGCCCAAATCGACGTCCGCAATTCGGTGGCCGATCCGCAATTCGACGCGTCGGTCAACGTCGTCGGCACCGTGCGTCTCGCCGAGGCAGCCCGGCTCAGCGGTGTGCGCAAGGTCGTGCACACCTCGTCGGGGGGATCCATCTACGGCACCCCACCGCAGTACCCGACCCCCGAGACGGCGCCCACCGACCCGGCGTCGCCGTATGCCGCCGGCAAGGTGGCCGGCGAGATCTACCTGAACACGTTTCGGCATCTCTACGGCCTGGACTGCTCGCACATCGCCCCGGCCAACGTCTACGGCCCGCGGCAGGATCCGCACGGCGAAGCCGGCGTGGTCGCGATTTTCGCCCAGGCCCTGCTGTCGGGTAAGCCCACCAAGGTGTTCGGCGACGGCACCAACACCCGTGACTACGTGTACGTCGACGACGTGGTGGATGCCTTCATCAAGGCGTCCGGTGATGCCGGCGGTGGGCAGCGCTTCAACATCGGGACCGGCCTGGAAACCTCGGACCGCCAACTGCATTCCGCGGTGGCCGCGGCCGTCGGCGGGCCCGACGACCCGGAGTTTCACCCGCCGCGGCTGGGCGACCTGAAGCGCTCCTGCCTCGACATCGGTTTGGCCGCACGGGTTTTGGGCTGGCGCCCGCAGGTTGAGCTGGCCGACGGCATACGCCGCACGGTGGAATACTTTCGCCGACTGCACACCGGCTAG
- the topA gene encoding type I DNA topoisomerase: protein MADPKTKPPGGGGNGSGRRLVIVESPTKARKLASYLGSGYIVESSRGHIRDLPRAAADVPAKYKSEPWARLGVNVDADFEPLYIISPEKKSTVSELKGLLKGVDELYLATDGDREGEAIAWHLLETLKPRIPVKRMVFHEITKPAILEAAEHPRDLDIDLVDAQETRRILDRLYGYEVSPVLWKKVAPKLSAGRVQSVATRIIVQRERDRMAFRSASYWDIVAKLDASVSDPKAQPPTFTARLTSVDGLRVATGRDFDSLGALRKADEIVVLDEAGATALAAGLDGARLTVASAEEKPYTRRPYPPFMTSTLQQEAGRKLRFSAERTMSLAQRLYENGYITYMRTDSTTLSESAINAARTQARQLYGDEYVSGSPRQYTRKVKNAQEAHEAIRPAGETFATPDAVRRELDGDEFRLYELIWQRTVASQMADARGTTLSLRIEGRAGERHVVFSASGRTLTFPGFLKAYVETVDELAGGEADDAERRLPHLTPGQRLDVIELNPDGHATNPPARYTEASLVKALEELGIGRPSTYSSIIKTIQDRGYVQKKGSALVPSWVAFAVTGLLEQHFGRLVDYDFTAAMEDELDEIANGHEQRTNWLNHFYFGGDHGVPGSVARSGGLKKLVGVNLEGIDAREVNSIKLFDDAQGRPVYVRVGKNGPYLERLVTGDNGEPTPQRANLNGTLTPDELTLEVVEEFFATPQEGRVLGVDPETGHEIVAKDGRYGPYVTEILPEALPDEGGAVGVKKGKKPTRLKPRTGSLLRSMDLQTVTLEDALKLLSLPRVVGVDPASGEEITAQNGRYGPYLKRGTDSRSLATEDQLFTITLDEALKIYAEPKRSGRQSASAPPLRELGTDPASGKPMVIKDGRFGPYVTDGETNASLRKGDDVLSISDERAAELLADRRARGPAKRSAKKTTRKAPAKKAAKRG from the coding sequence TTGGCTGACCCGAAAACAAAGCCTCCCGGCGGCGGCGGAAATGGGAGCGGACGGCGACTTGTGATAGTCGAGTCGCCGACCAAGGCGCGCAAACTGGCCAGTTACCTGGGCTCCGGCTACATCGTCGAGTCCTCCCGCGGCCACATCCGCGACCTGCCGCGCGCCGCGGCGGACGTGCCCGCGAAGTACAAGTCCGAGCCGTGGGCCCGGCTCGGGGTCAACGTCGACGCGGACTTCGAGCCGCTCTACATCATCAGCCCGGAGAAGAAGAGCACGGTCAGCGAGCTGAAGGGCCTGCTCAAAGGGGTCGACGAGCTCTATCTCGCCACGGATGGTGACCGCGAGGGCGAAGCCATCGCCTGGCACCTGCTGGAAACCCTGAAGCCGCGCATACCGGTCAAGCGGATGGTCTTCCACGAGATCACCAAGCCGGCGATCCTCGAGGCGGCCGAGCACCCCCGCGACCTGGACATCGACCTGGTCGACGCGCAAGAGACGCGCCGCATCCTGGACCGTTTGTACGGCTACGAGGTCAGCCCGGTGCTGTGGAAGAAGGTCGCGCCCAAGCTGTCGGCGGGCCGGGTGCAGTCGGTGGCCACCCGCATCATCGTGCAGCGGGAACGCGACCGCATGGCGTTCCGCAGCGCGTCCTACTGGGACATCGTTGCCAAGCTGGACGCCAGCGTGTCCGACCCGAAGGCGCAGCCGCCCACCTTCACCGCCCGGCTGACCAGCGTCGACGGCCTGCGCGTGGCCACCGGCCGCGATTTCGACTCGCTGGGCGCGCTGCGCAAGGCCGACGAAATCGTCGTGCTGGACGAGGCCGGCGCGACCGCGCTGGCGGCGGGACTGGACGGCGCGCGGCTGACCGTGGCGTCGGCGGAGGAGAAGCCCTACACGCGGCGTCCCTACCCGCCGTTCATGACGTCCACGCTGCAGCAGGAGGCCGGCCGTAAGTTGCGGTTCTCCGCGGAGCGGACGATGAGCCTCGCCCAGCGGCTGTACGAGAACGGCTACATCACCTATATGCGCACCGACTCGACGACACTGTCGGAATCGGCGATCAACGCGGCGCGCACCCAGGCGCGTCAGCTCTACGGCGACGAGTACGTCTCCGGATCTCCTCGGCAATACACCCGCAAAGTGAAGAACGCGCAAGAAGCGCACGAGGCCATCCGGCCCGCCGGCGAGACGTTCGCCACCCCCGACGCGGTGCGTCGCGAGCTCGACGGTGACGAATTCCGGCTCTACGAGCTGATCTGGCAGCGCACCGTGGCTTCGCAGATGGCCGATGCACGTGGCACCACGCTGAGCCTGCGGATCGAAGGCCGAGCCGGCGAGCGGCACGTCGTGTTCTCGGCCTCCGGGCGCACCCTGACCTTCCCCGGGTTCCTCAAGGCCTACGTGGAAACCGTGGACGAGCTCGCCGGCGGCGAGGCCGACGACGCCGAGCGGCGGCTGCCCCATCTCACCCCGGGTCAGCGGCTGGATGTCATCGAGTTGAACCCGGACGGGCACGCCACCAACCCGCCGGCCCGCTACACCGAGGCGTCGCTGGTCAAGGCGCTCGAGGAGCTGGGCATCGGCCGCCCGTCAACCTACTCGTCGATCATCAAGACCATCCAGGACCGCGGTTACGTGCAGAAGAAGGGCAGCGCCCTGGTGCCGTCCTGGGTGGCGTTCGCCGTCACCGGTCTGCTCGAGCAGCATTTCGGCCGACTCGTCGACTACGACTTCACCGCCGCGATGGAGGACGAACTCGACGAGATCGCCAATGGGCACGAGCAACGCACCAACTGGCTCAACCACTTCTACTTCGGGGGGGACCACGGTGTGCCCGGTTCGGTAGCCCGCTCCGGTGGCCTCAAGAAGCTGGTGGGTGTCAACCTCGAAGGCATCGACGCCCGAGAAGTCAACTCCATCAAGCTGTTTGACGATGCACAGGGCCGGCCCGTCTATGTCCGGGTGGGCAAGAACGGGCCCTACCTGGAGCGGCTGGTCACCGGCGACAACGGTGAGCCCACACCGCAGCGGGCCAACCTGAACGGCACGCTCACCCCTGATGAGCTCACCCTCGAGGTGGTCGAGGAGTTCTTCGCGACACCGCAAGAGGGACGTGTGCTGGGCGTGGATCCGGAAACCGGCCACGAGATCGTCGCCAAAGATGGCCGGTACGGGCCTTACGTGACCGAGATCCTGCCCGAGGCCCTGCCCGACGAGGGTGGCGCTGTCGGGGTCAAAAAGGGTAAGAAGCCCACCCGTCTCAAACCCCGCACCGGTTCGTTGTTGCGCAGCATGGACTTGCAGACGGTCACGCTCGAGGATGCGTTGAAGCTGCTGTCGCTGCCCCGGGTGGTGGGCGTGGACCCCGCTTCGGGTGAGGAGATCACCGCGCAGAACGGACGCTACGGACCATACCTGAAGCGCGGCACGGATTCTCGGTCGTTGGCAACGGAGGATCAGCTGTTCACCATCACTTTGGACGAAGCGCTGAAGATCTACGCCGAGCCGAAACGCTCTGGGCGACAAAGCGCTTCGGCGCCGCCGCTGCGTGAGCTGGGGACCGATCCGGCGTCGGGCAAGCCGATGGTCATCAAGGACGGCCGATTCGGGCCGTACGTCACCGATGGTGAGACCAACGCCAGCCTGCGCAAGGGCGACGACGTGCTGTCGATCAGCGACGAGCGTGCCGCCGAGCTGCTTGCCGACCGACGGGCCCGGGGCCCGGCGAAGCGGTCCGCGAAGAAGACCACCCGCAAGGCCCCGGCGAAGAAGGCCGCCAAGCGCGGATAG
- a CDS encoding DNA polymerase III subunit delta' has protein sequence MSGVFTRLVGQQAVEAELLAAAKADRGDSNHSSSGTGTMTHAWLITGPPGSGRSIAALCFAAALQCTSDEEPGCGRCRACTTTMAGTHADVRRVIPEGLSIGVDEMRAIVQIASRRPTTGRWQIVVIEDADRLTEGAGNALLKVVEEPPPSTVFLLCAPSVDPEDIAVTLRSRCRHVALVTPSTAAIAQVLMHGDGLDAETANWAASVSGGHVGRARWLATDPEARQRRERALGLVRDAATPSRAYAAAEELVAAAETEALILTAPRAEAETEELRTALGAGGTGKGTAGTLRGVTGAIKDLERRQKSRQTRASRDALDRALIDLATYFRDALVVSSNAGSVRANHPDMSDRVAALAAHATPERLLRCIEAVLACREALAINVKPKFAVDAMVATVGQELR, from the coding sequence ATGTCCGGGGTGTTTACGCGGCTGGTAGGCCAGCAAGCGGTGGAAGCCGAGCTGCTGGCCGCGGCCAAGGCGGACCGTGGTGATTCGAATCACAGCTCGTCGGGCACGGGGACTATGACACACGCCTGGCTGATCACCGGTCCGCCGGGCTCCGGGCGCTCGATTGCGGCTTTGTGCTTCGCGGCCGCGCTGCAGTGCACTTCCGACGAAGAGCCTGGGTGCGGGCGCTGCCGGGCATGTACGACGACGATGGCCGGCACGCACGCCGACGTGCGAAGGGTAATTCCCGAGGGCCTGTCCATCGGCGTGGACGAGATGCGCGCCATCGTGCAGATCGCGTCGCGGCGGCCCACTACCGGGCGCTGGCAGATCGTGGTGATCGAAGACGCCGATCGGTTGACCGAAGGCGCCGGAAACGCTCTGCTCAAGGTCGTCGAGGAACCACCGCCGTCGACGGTGTTCCTGCTGTGCGCGCCGTCGGTGGATCCCGAAGACATCGCGGTCACGCTGCGATCCCGGTGCCGCCATGTTGCGCTGGTGACCCCATCGACCGCCGCCATCGCGCAGGTGCTCATGCACGGCGACGGGCTGGACGCCGAGACGGCGAACTGGGCGGCGTCGGTCAGCGGCGGGCATGTCGGGCGGGCGCGCTGGCTGGCCACCGACCCGGAGGCCCGGCAGCGACGGGAGCGGGCGTTGGGGCTGGTCCGCGACGCCGCGACGCCGTCGCGGGCGTATGCCGCCGCCGAGGAGTTGGTGGCCGCCGCGGAAACCGAGGCCCTGATCTTGACCGCGCCACGCGCCGAGGCCGAGACCGAGGAGCTGCGGACCGCCCTGGGGGCCGGCGGCACCGGTAAGGGCACCGCCGGCACGCTGCGCGGCGTCACGGGTGCGATCAAGGATCTCGAGCGGCGGCAGAAATCGCGCCAGACCCGGGCCTCGCGCGATGCCTTGGACCGGGCCCTGATCGACTTGGCGACGTACTTCCGGGATGCGCTGGTGGTCTCGTCGAATGCCGGCAGCGTGCGCGCCAACCACCCCGACATGTCCGATCGGGTCGCCGCGCTGGCCGCGCACGCCACACCCGAGCGGCTGCTGCGCTGCATCGAGGCCGTGCTTGCGTGCCGGGAAGCCTTGGCAATCAACGTCAAGCCCAAGTTCGCCGTCGACGCCATGGTCGCCACCGTTGGCCAGGAACTGCGCTAG
- a CDS encoding DEAD/DEAH box helicase, producing MTSFGSELLAAALAGTAPAEHPLRHVAELPARAGRPRGWPAWADPDVVRAFTERGISAPWSHQVRAAELAHSGRHVVVSTGTASGKSLAYQLPVLNALASDPRARVLYLSPTKALGHDQLRAACALTAAVPRLAGVAPTAYDGDSPAEVRRFARERSRWLFSNPDMAHLSVLRNHARWAGLLRGLRFVVVDECHCYRGVFGSNVAMVLRRLLRLCARYSAAPTVIFASATTASPGATATELLGQPVEEVTEDGSPQGARTVALWEPALRADLTGENGAPVRRSAGAEAARVMADLIVEGAQTLTFVRSRRAAELTALGAQARLEDTAPQLSRAVASYRAGYLAEDRSALEHDLAEGRLRGLATTNALELGVDIAGLDAVVLAGFPGTVASFWQQAGRSGRRGQGALVMLIARDDPLDTYLVHHPAALLGKPVERVVIDPGNPYLLGPQLLCAATELPLDDAEIRSWGATEVAEGLVDDGLLRRRNGKYFPTPGVEPHAAVDIRGSAGGQIVIVEADTGRLLGSVGVDQAPASVHPGAVYLHQGDSYVVDSLDFQEGIAFVRAEDPGYATFAREITDITVTGSGERLAFGPVTLGLVPVTVIHQVVGYLRRRLTGEVIDFVELDMPRQTLPTSAVMCTVTPDALARNGIDAPRVPGSLHAAEHAAIGLLPLVASCDRGDIGGMSTAVGPDGLPSVFVYDGYSGGAGFAERGFRQARTWLAATAAAIEACECPSGCPSCVQSPKCGNGNDPLDKAGALRVLRLVVAELGVR from the coding sequence ATGACGAGTTTCGGCAGCGAACTGCTCGCCGCCGCGCTCGCCGGGACCGCGCCCGCCGAGCATCCGCTGCGCCACGTCGCCGAGCTGCCGGCGCGCGCTGGCCGGCCGCGCGGCTGGCCGGCGTGGGCCGATCCCGACGTGGTCCGTGCGTTCACCGAACGCGGCATCAGCGCGCCGTGGTCACATCAGGTGCGCGCCGCGGAGCTGGCTCACAGCGGCCGCCATGTCGTGGTGAGCACCGGCACCGCGTCGGGAAAGTCGTTGGCCTATCAGCTTCCGGTGCTCAATGCGCTGGCGTCGGACCCCCGGGCCCGGGTGCTGTACCTGTCGCCGACGAAGGCGCTCGGCCACGACCAGCTACGCGCCGCCTGTGCGCTGACCGCCGCCGTCCCGCGTCTGGCCGGCGTCGCGCCGACGGCCTACGACGGCGACAGTCCGGCCGAGGTGCGTCGCTTTGCCCGGGAGCGGTCTCGATGGCTGTTTTCCAACCCCGACATGGCCCACCTATCGGTGCTTCGAAACCACGCCCGCTGGGCCGGGCTGCTGCGCGGTCTTCGCTTCGTTGTCGTCGACGAATGCCATTGCTACCGCGGCGTTTTCGGCTCGAATGTGGCGATGGTGCTGCGCCGGCTGTTGCGTTTGTGCGCGCGATATTCGGCCGCTCCGACGGTGATCTTCGCCAGCGCGACGACGGCGTCACCGGGTGCGACGGCCACTGAACTGCTCGGCCAGCCGGTCGAGGAGGTCACCGAGGACGGCTCGCCGCAGGGGGCACGGACGGTGGCGTTGTGGGAGCCCGCGCTGCGGGCCGATCTGACCGGCGAGAACGGCGCCCCGGTGCGACGGTCGGCCGGCGCGGAAGCGGCGCGGGTGATGGCCGACCTGATCGTCGAGGGGGCGCAGACCTTGACGTTCGTGCGGTCGCGGCGCGCTGCCGAGCTGACGGCGTTAGGCGCCCAGGCGCGGCTGGAGGACACGGCCCCGCAACTGTCTCGTGCCGTCGCGTCGTATCGGGCCGGCTATCTCGCCGAGGACCGCAGCGCGTTGGAGCACGACCTGGCCGAGGGCCGGCTGCGCGGTCTGGCCACCACCAACGCGCTGGAGTTGGGTGTCGACATCGCCGGGCTGGACGCGGTGGTGCTGGCCGGCTTCCCCGGAACCGTCGCCTCGTTCTGGCAGCAGGCCGGGCGGTCGGGCCGGCGCGGCCAGGGAGCGCTGGTGATGCTGATCGCCCGCGACGACCCGCTCGACACGTATTTGGTCCACCATCCCGCCGCGCTGCTGGGCAAGCCCGTAGAGCGCGTCGTTATCGATCCGGGTAACCCCTACCTTCTTGGGCCCCAACTGCTTTGTGCCGCAACTGAACTACCACTCGACGACGCCGAGATTCGTTCATGGGGGGCGACAGAGGTGGCCGAGGGCCTCGTTGACGACGGGCTATTGCGGCGGCGCAACGGAAAGTACTTTCCGACGCCCGGCGTGGAACCGCATGCCGCGGTGGACATCCGGGGATCCGCCGGGGGCCAGATCGTCATCGTGGAGGCCGACACCGGGCGGCTGCTGGGCAGCGTCGGGGTGGATCAGGCACCGGCGTCGGTCCACCCCGGCGCGGTGTATCTACATCAGGGCGACAGCTACGTCGTGGACTCGCTGGATTTCCAGGAGGGGATCGCGTTCGTGCGCGCCGAGGATCCCGGCTATGCGACGTTCGCGCGGGAGATCACCGACATCACGGTCACGGGAAGCGGAGAGCGGTTGGCTTTTGGTCCCGTCACACTGGGTCTGGTGCCGGTGACCGTCATCCATCAAGTGGTCGGCTACCTGCGCCGCAGGCTCACCGGGGAGGTGATCGACTTCGTCGAGCTGGACATGCCGCGACAGACGTTGCCTACTAGCGCGGTCATGTGCACTGTCACTCCGGATGCGTTGGCCCGCAATGGCATTGATGCACCACGGGTTCCCGGTTCGTTGCATGCCGCCGAGCATGCGGCCATTGGGCTGTTGCCGCTGGTGGCCAGCTGCGACCGCGGCGACATCGGCGGCATGTCCACCGCGGTCGGGCCCGACGGGTTGCCCAGTGTCTTTGTCTACGACGGTTATTCGGGTGGGGCGGGGTTCGCCGAGCGTGGCTTCCGCCAGGCCCGCACCTGGTTGGCAGCCACGGCCGCGGCCATCGAGGCCTGCGAATGCCCGAGCGGATGCCCGTCATGCGTGCAGTCCCCCAAGTGCGGCAACGGCAACGACCCGTTGGACAAGGCCGGCGCTCTGCGGGTGTTGCGACTGGTGGTTGCCGAGCTTGGCGTGCGGTAA
- a CDS encoding adenylate/guanylate cyclase domain-containing protein — translation MATVAALPGRIHAFVRWVVRTPWPLFSLGMLQADIIGALFVLGFLRYGLPPHDRIELQDLPRANLVIFTISVIVVFLAGFAVTVKLLMPVFRWQRRDNLLTEADPAATELARSRALRMPFYRTLISLASWCIGGVVFIVASWSVAKHAAPVVAVATALGATATAIIGYLQSERVLRPVAVAALRNGVPENVKAPGVILRLMLTWVPSTAVPLLAIVLAVVADKVSLLHAAPESLFNPILLLALAALTIGLVSTLLVAMSIADPLRQLRWALSEVQRGNYNAHMQIYDASELGLLQAGFNDMVRELSERQRLRDLFGRYVGEDVARRALERGTELGGKERDIAVLFVDLVGSTQLAATRPPAEVVSLLNEFFRVVVDAVGRHGGFVNKFQGDAALAIFGAPIEHPDASGGALAAARELHDALLPVLGSAEFGIGVSAGRAIAGHIGAQARFEYTVIGDPVNEAARLTELAKLEEGHVLASAIAVSGALDAEALCWDVGEIVELRGRTAPTQLARPLNLAAPTEMSSPEVSSPEVSSEIM, via the coding sequence ATGGCTACCGTGGCGGCACTGCCCGGGCGAATCCACGCATTCGTCCGGTGGGTGGTGCGCACCCCGTGGCCGCTGTTCTCGCTCGGCATGCTGCAGGCCGACATCATCGGCGCCCTGTTCGTGCTCGGCTTCCTGCGTTACGGCCTGCCCCCCCACGACCGCATCGAGCTGCAGGATTTGCCTCGCGCCAACCTGGTGATCTTCACGATCTCGGTGATCGTGGTGTTCCTCGCCGGGTTCGCGGTGACCGTGAAACTTCTGATGCCGGTCTTCCGCTGGCAGCGCCGCGACAACCTGCTCACCGAGGCCGATCCGGCCGCCACCGAGCTGGCCCGCAGCCGCGCATTGCGGATGCCGTTCTACCGCACCCTGATCAGCCTGGCGTCCTGGTGCATCGGCGGTGTGGTGTTCATCGTCGCGAGCTGGTCGGTGGCCAAGCACGCGGCGCCCGTCGTAGCGGTCGCCACCGCGCTGGGCGCCACCGCCACCGCGATCATCGGTTACCTGCAATCCGAGCGGGTGCTGCGGCCGGTAGCCGTGGCCGCCCTGCGCAACGGTGTGCCGGAGAACGTCAAGGCACCGGGGGTGATCCTGCGGCTGATGCTGACCTGGGTGCCGTCCACCGCCGTGCCGCTGCTGGCTATCGTGCTGGCGGTGGTGGCCGACAAGGTTTCCCTGCTGCACGCCGCGCCGGAAAGTTTGTTCAATCCCATCCTGTTGCTGGCGCTGGCGGCGTTGACCATCGGGCTGGTCAGCACCCTGTTGGTGGCCATGTCGATTGCCGATCCATTGCGTCAGCTGCGCTGGGCGCTGTCCGAGGTGCAGCGCGGTAACTACAACGCCCACATGCAGATCTACGACGCCAGCGAGCTGGGGTTGCTGCAGGCCGGCTTCAACGACATGGTGCGTGAGCTGTCCGAGCGGCAGCGGCTGCGCGACCTGTTCGGTCGCTACGTCGGCGAAGACGTGGCCCGCCGGGCGCTGGAGCGCGGCACCGAGTTGGGTGGTAAAGAACGCGACATCGCGGTGCTGTTCGTGGACTTGGTCGGCTCCACCCAACTGGCCGCGACGCGACCGCCCGCCGAGGTCGTCAGCCTGCTCAACGAGTTCTTCCGAGTGGTGGTCGATGCCGTCGGCCGCCATGGTGGGTTCGTCAACAAGTTCCAGGGCGACGCGGCGCTGGCGATCTTCGGCGCACCCATCGAACACCCCGATGCCTCCGGTGGCGCGCTGGCGGCCGCCCGTGAGCTGCACGACGCGCTGTTACCGGTGCTCGGTTCGGCGGAGTTCGGCATCGGGGTGTCGGCCGGCAGGGCCATCGCCGGACACATCGGCGCCCAGGCCCGCTTCGAGTACACCGTGATCGGTGACCCGGTCAACGAGGCCGCCCGGCTCACCGAGCTGGCCAAGCTCGAGGAGGGTCATGTGCTGGCGTCGGCGATCGCGGTCAGCGGCGCGCTCGACGCCGAAGCTTTGTGCTGGGACGTCGGCGAGATCGTGGAGCTGCGCGGGCGCACCGCACCTACCCAGCTGGCCCGGCCGCTGAATCTGGCCGCCCCCACAGAAATGTCCAGCCCAGAGGTGTCCAGCCCAGAGGTGTCCAGCGAGATCATGTAG
- the cspA gene encoding cold shock protein CspA, with protein MPQGTVKWFNAEKGFGFIAPEDGSADVFVHYTEIQGTGFRTLEENQKVEFEIGHSPKGPQATGVRSL; from the coding sequence ATGCCACAGGGAACTGTGAAGTGGTTCAACGCGGAGAAGGGGTTCGGCTTCATCGCCCCCGAAGACGGTTCCGCGGATGTGTTTGTCCACTACACGGAGATCCAGGGAACGGGCTTCCGCACCCTCGAGGAAAACCAGAAGGTCGAGTTCGAGATCGGCCACAGCCCCAAGGGCCCCCAGGCCACGGGAGTCCGCTCGCTCTAG
- a CDS encoding PE family protein codes for MSVLLTAAPDIMASAATGLANIGSAINAANFTAATPTTNLLAAAEDEVSAAVAALFASHAQAYQALSIQAEAFHQQFVRALHVGAASYANAEAANASPLQELLNVVNAPSIALTGRPLFGNGANGAPGTGHDGAPGGWLIGSGGAGGTGGLSHPDGGNGGAAGLFGNGGAGGAGAKNSLAGPGGKGGAGGTGGLFGAGGAGGAGGFSQMGDGGNGGAGGAGGLFGAGGAGGTGGTGGNGGGTGGAGGASGLFGVGGIGGTGGAGGTGSGGGGGNGGSAVFIGTGGAGGTGGAGGTGGDGGNGGWGGNGGYFGTGGAGGTGGSGGAGGIGGIGGNGGLLVGTGGDGGAGGIGRDLGGAGGAGGNAGILIGSGGNGGAGGFGNTDVGGDGGIGGQAGLIGNGGNGGDGGGTAAVFPVTGSNGGEGGNATLIGNGGNGGNAGSGATGGNPGTGGDGGLLLGENGLNGLT; via the coding sequence ATGTCTGTACTACTAACCGCAGCGCCGGACATCATGGCGTCGGCCGCGACGGGTTTGGCGAACATCGGATCAGCGATCAACGCAGCTAACTTTACGGCCGCAACCCCGACCACCAACCTGCTGGCCGCCGCCGAGGATGAGGTGTCGGCCGCAGTCGCCGCGCTGTTCGCCTCCCACGCCCAGGCGTACCAGGCCCTCAGCATCCAAGCAGAGGCGTTTCACCAGCAGTTCGTGCGGGCCCTCCACGTGGGCGCGGCCTCCTATGCCAATGCTGAGGCCGCCAACGCCTCGCCCCTGCAGGAACTCCTCAATGTGGTCAACGCGCCCAGCATTGCGCTTACCGGACGCCCACTTTTCGGCAACGGCGCCAACGGCGCGCCGGGGACCGGGCACGACGGCGCTCCCGGCGGGTGGTTGATCGGCAGTGGCGGGGCCGGAGGGACTGGCGGCTTGAGTCACCCAGATGGCGGTAACGGCGGGGCCGCCGGGTTATTCGGCAACGGCGGGGCGGGGGGCGCCGGCGCGAAGAACTCACTAGCCGGCCCTGGCGGCAAGGGCGGGGCGGGCGGAACCGGCGGATTGTTCGGCGCCGGCGGCGCCGGTGGCGCCGGCGGATTCTCGCAGATGGGCGATGGCGGCAACGGCGGCGCCGGTGGCGCCGGCGGGCTGTTCGGCGCCGGCGGCGCGGGTGGCACCGGAGGCACCGGCGGGAACGGCGGCGGAACAGGCGGGGCCGGCGGCGCCTCCGGCCTGTTTGGCGTGGGAGGCATCGGCGGCACCGGGGGCGCCGGAGGAACCGGCAGTGGCGGCGGCGGCGGCAACGGCGGCAGCGCCGTATTCATCGGCACCGGCGGGGCCGGGGGCACCGGCGGGGCCGGGGGCACCGGCGGTGACGGCGGCAACGGCGGTTGGGGCGGCAACGGCGGGTATTTTGGCACCGGCGGGGCCGGCGGGACGGGCGGATCCGGCGGCGCGGGCGGGATTGGCGGCATCGGTGGCAATGGCGGGCTGCTCGTCGGCACCGGCGGCGACGGCGGCGCCGGCGGCATCGGCCGCGATCTCGGCGGAGCCGGCGGCGCCGGAGGAAACGCCGGCATCCTCATCGGTTCTGGCGGCAACGGCGGCGCCGGTGGGTTCGGCAATACCGACGTGGGCGGAGACGGAGGGATCGGCGGCCAGGCCGGGCTGATTGGCAACGGCGGGAACGGCGGGGACGGCGGAGGAACGGCGGCGGTCTTCCCCGTCACGGGAAGCAATGGCGGCGAGGGCGGTAACGCCACGCTGATCGGCAACGGTGGTAACGGCGGCAACGCCGGATCCGGCGCAACCGGCGGCAACCCAGGCACCGGCGGTGACGGCGGGTTGCTGCTGGGCGAGAACGGGTTGAACGGGCTCACCTAG